In a genomic window of Lacrimispora sp. BS-2:
- a CDS encoding cation:dicarboxylase symporter family transporter: MAVSISVICFLIYLGVLFVLQKKGKSFNVRVIAGLFGGIIFGAVLKTVADDAAVSESLRWISLVGTAYTKLLKMMVIPLIFVSIVCAIINQKSGKNLGKITALVLAILLSTAAIAAVVGGATAAAFGVSAEGLEIGEAESKKTSQLEEKAKEGLSIEDTIIDIIPSNPIYALTGQGNNATLSVVLFAAFLGIGVIGVRTYAPEQAEFFGKIMNSLNTLVVEVVMMIIMLTPFGIFSLMTKTIAGSDYTSILRLVTFVLASYTAIFIMFIIHGLILAAVGVSPMTYFKKAMTTLVFAFTSRTSAGTLPLTIRTLTDEMGVDNGISNLAGSLSTSIGQNGCAAIYPAMLVIMVAPAVGQPITPSFFILMVVIITFASIGIAGVGGGATFAGITVLSALGLPVGLAGLLVGIEPVIDMARTALNVSDGMVTGLVAAKLTNNIDMTVYNDKSLNLEKKPASAKED, encoded by the coding sequence ATGGCTGTTTCTATTAGTGTAATCTGTTTTTTAATCTATCTGGGTGTTCTGTTTGTATTGCAGAAAAAAGGCAAATCTTTTAATGTACGTGTAATAGCCGGTTTGTTCGGCGGTATTATATTTGGTGCGGTTTTAAAGACAGTGGCAGATGATGCGGCGGTTTCTGAGAGCCTGCGCTGGATCAGCCTGGTGGGTACTGCTTATACCAAACTTTTGAAGATGATGGTTATCCCGCTGATTTTTGTATCCATCGTGTGCGCTATCATTAACCAGAAGTCAGGCAAGAACCTTGGCAAGATTACCGCTCTTGTACTGGCAATCCTCCTGTCCACGGCAGCAATTGCAGCAGTGGTAGGCGGTGCTACAGCTGCGGCATTTGGTGTCAGTGCTGAGGGACTGGAGATTGGAGAGGCTGAGAGCAAGAAGACTTCCCAGCTGGAGGAAAAGGCGAAAGAAGGTCTTTCCATTGAAGATACCATTATTGATATCATTCCATCCAACCCGATCTATGCCCTTACCGGACAGGGAAACAATGCAACCCTTTCCGTGGTGCTCTTTGCGGCTTTCCTTGGAATCGGAGTAATCGGGGTACGGACATATGCCCCGGAACAGGCGGAGTTTTTCGGGAAAATAATGAATTCGCTGAACACCCTGGTTGTGGAAGTGGTCATGATGATTATTATGCTGACTCCATTCGGCATCTTTTCATTGATGACCAAGACCATTGCCGGAAGTGACTACACCAGTATCCTGCGGCTTGTAACCTTTGTTCTTGCTTCCTATACAGCGATATTTATCATGTTCATCATTCACGGGCTGATACTGGCTGCAGTGGGAGTAAGCCCTATGACCTATTTTAAGAAGGCCATGACAACCCTGGTATTTGCATTTACTTCCCGTACCAGTGCAGGAACCCTGCCGCTGACCATCAGAACCCTGACAGATGAGATGGGCGTGGATAACGGAATTTCCAACCTGGCCGGTTCCCTCAGTACCTCCATCGGGCAGAATGGATGCGCGGCTATTTATCCTGCCATGCTGGTAATCATGGTGGCTCCTGCTGTAGGCCAGCCCATTACCCCTTCCTTCTTTATCCTGATGGTAGTCATCATCACGTTTGCTTCTATCGGTATCGCCGGCGTAGGCGGCGGCGCAACCTTTGCAGGGATCACCGTGTTATCTGCACTTGGACTCCCGGTTGGCCTTGCAGGCCTGTTGGTAGGAATTGAGCCTGTTATCGACATGGCCAGAACTGCCCTGAATGTAAGCGATGGCATGGTAACCGGTCTGGTTGCTGCAAAACTGACCAATAATATTGATATGACAGTATATAATGACAAGTCGCTGAACCTGGAAAAGAAGCCGGCTTCAGCAAAAGAAGATTAA
- a CDS encoding FAD-dependent oxidoreductase: MGKRVLIVGGVAGGASAAARIRRLDADASITIFERGEHVSFSNCSLPYYLSRTVEDKDYLVLMTPEGFEHSYDIEVRVNSEVYGIDPALRKIRIKDGASGREYEESYDELVLSPGSYPIRPRSIEGVYLPHVFTVRNVNDIAALDQYVAREEVRSVVVIGGGFIGLEVAENLKSAGKQVAVAEAAGQIMAPFDYDMSQILQKELCDQGVELAVGDGVKAITEDKVILNSGRELACDAVVLSIGVLPETELAKQAGLEIGETGAIKVSPDYRTSDPHIYAVGDAIEVYQRLTHKPTRLPLAGPALRQARAAADAMYGMSTRNNGVIGSCAVKLFQLNAAATGLNERTAKENNIPCDSVYTMTMDKVGLMPGSSPMHFKLVFEVPTGRILGAQAIGKGNVDKRIDVIATLIAMNGTLEDMKGLELCYSPVFGTARDVVNLAALVALNVLHGVFKQVHVSEVRKLVESKACIIDVRGRDEFEMGHLIGAVNIPLGELRQRVSEIPHDRPVYLHCRTSQRSYNAIMTLKGRGFDNIINISGSFLGISYYEYFMDMTTGREKILTEYNFL; the protein is encoded by the coding sequence ATGGGTAAACGTGTTCTTATTGTAGGAGGTGTTGCCGGCGGTGCGTCCGCCGCAGCCAGGATCAGGCGTCTGGATGCAGATGCGTCCATAACCATATTTGAACGGGGAGAGCATGTATCCTTCTCCAACTGCTCACTTCCTTATTATTTAAGCAGGACCGTGGAGGATAAGGACTATCTGGTGCTGATGACGCCGGAGGGATTTGAACATTCCTATGATATTGAGGTGCGTGTAAACAGTGAGGTGTACGGCATTGACCCCGCCCTCAGGAAAATACGTATTAAAGACGGTGCATCCGGCCGGGAATATGAAGAATCATATGATGAGCTGGTGCTTTCGCCGGGATCCTATCCTATCCGCCCCAGGTCAATCGAGGGGGTATATCTCCCTCATGTATTCACAGTGCGCAATGTAAATGATATTGCAGCGCTGGATCAATATGTTGCCAGGGAAGAAGTCCGCAGTGTGGTGGTAATCGGAGGCGGCTTTATCGGCCTGGAGGTGGCGGAAAATCTGAAATCAGCAGGAAAGCAGGTAGCTGTGGCAGAGGCTGCCGGCCAGATCATGGCACCTTTTGATTATGATATGAGCCAGATCCTGCAAAAAGAGCTCTGCGATCAGGGTGTGGAACTGGCTGTGGGTGACGGTGTGAAGGCCATCACTGAGGATAAGGTAATCTTAAACTCAGGCAGGGAACTTGCCTGCGATGCAGTGGTGCTTTCCATTGGCGTACTGCCGGAAACAGAGCTGGCAAAGCAGGCCGGTCTGGAAATCGGTGAGACAGGTGCAATCAAGGTGTCGCCGGATTACCGCACCAGCGACCCGCATATCTATGCAGTGGGTGATGCCATCGAGGTCTACCAGCGTCTGACCCACAAACCAACCAGGCTCCCGCTGGCTGGTCCGGCTCTGCGCCAGGCAAGGGCAGCTGCTGATGCCATGTATGGCATGTCCACCAGGAATAACGGAGTCATTGGCTCCTGCGCTGTTAAGCTGTTCCAGTTGAACGCTGCTGCCACAGGCTTAAATGAGAGAACCGCAAAAGAAAATAATATACCATGCGATTCTGTCTACACCATGACCATGGATAAGGTAGGCCTGATGCCCGGCAGTTCTCCCATGCACTTTAAGCTTGTATTCGAAGTGCCCACAGGAAGGATCCTGGGGGCCCAGGCCATCGGCAAAGGCAATGTGGACAAACGAATCGACGTGATCGCAACCCTTATTGCCATGAATGGAACATTGGAGGATATGAAAGGACTGGAGCTCTGCTACTCACCGGTGTTCGGCACAGCAAGAGATGTGGTTAATCTGGCAGCACTGGTGGCGCTTAATGTCCTTCACGGAGTCTTTAAACAGGTTCATGTAAGTGAAGTGCGTAAGCTGGTGGAGAGCAAAGCCTGCATCATTGATGTAAGAGGCCGGGATGAGTTTGAGATGGGGCATCTCATTGGAGCTGTGAATATCCCTTTGGGTGAATTAAGGCAGCGTGTATCAGAGATTCCTCATGACAGGCCGGTATACTTACACTGCCGGACCAGCCAGAGAAGCTATAATGCAATCATGACCTTAAAGGGCCGGGGTTTTGACAATATCATTAACATTTCCGGTTCCTTCCTGGGAATCAGTTATTATGAATATTTTATGGATATGACTACGGGACGGGAGAAGATACTAACAGAATATAATTTTCTATAA
- a CDS encoding ATP-binding cassette domain-containing protein, protein MFHELTIIPGRNKNGQPESFAPLTMKPGQLYAVVGHTGSGKSRLIQDLEQLACGDTVSGRHVWINGNLPDKQARFNISRQLIAHLSQNMRFVLDGTVEEFIRMHCTCRQRDWHRVLPEVIDQANAITPEHLHGSDGLNLLSGGQSRALMIADVAVLCESPIVLIDEVENAGIHKEKALHLLLKKQKLVLIATHDPHTALMSDCRICMKNGGIQSVIERNEKEQETWERLHTYQQYIVEMQRKMRVGELCVK, encoded by the coding sequence ATGTTTCATGAATTGACAATTATTCCGGGCCGCAATAAAAACGGACAACCGGAATCCTTTGCTCCCCTTACCATGAAGCCGGGACAGCTGTACGCAGTTGTAGGCCATACCGGTTCAGGGAAAAGCCGGCTGATTCAGGACTTAGAGCAGCTGGCCTGCGGCGACACGGTCTCCGGGCGCCATGTATGGATCAACGGAAACTTACCGGATAAACAAGCCCGGTTCAACATCTCCAGGCAGCTGATCGCCCATCTCAGCCAGAATATGCGTTTCGTATTGGATGGGACGGTTGAGGAATTTATCCGCATGCACTGTACCTGCAGACAGCGGGACTGGCATAGGGTCCTTCCGGAAGTCATTGACCAGGCCAATGCTATCACTCCGGAGCATCTGCATGGAAGTGACGGCTTAAATCTTTTAAGCGGCGGTCAAAGCCGCGCCCTGATGATCGCTGATGTAGCGGTTTTGTGTGAAAGTCCCATTGTTCTGATCGACGAAGTGGAAAATGCCGGTATCCATAAAGAAAAAGCTTTGCACCTGCTGCTGAAAAAGCAGAAACTGGTACTGATCGCCACACACGACCCACACACTGCTTTAATGAGCGACTGCCGGATCTGTATGAAAAACGGCGGAATACAATCAGTAATTGAAAGAAATGAAAAAGAACAGGAAACCTGGGAACGCCTGCATACATACCAGCAATATATTGTAGAAATGCAAAGAAAGATGAGAGTCGGTGAATTATGCGTAAAATAA
- the cooS gene encoding anaerobic carbon-monoxide dehydrogenase catalytic subunit has product MPETVLEKTEGRVSYHDSVEEMLVRIRDDGLSSVFSRWDEQEKIRCKFCLQGLSCQLCTNGPCRINEQKGPEKGVCGIGPDAMAMRNLLMRNIMGAATYAHHAYEAFRTLKETGKGNTVFQITDVDKLKWMCEKTGINTNQDVNQMAVCLAEFLDREMKSGPDEKSVMVEVFSPKKRKKIWEDLHIYPSGVEHEVQNSIASCLTNVDGDYVSLATKALRLGLSTIYTAQIGLEMTQDILFGTPMPHEVDVDLGIMDPDYVNIAFNGHQPWIGVATLQKARMEKYQDMARQAGAKGIHIVGSIETGQELLQRFEMDDVFVGLMGNWLSIEPFLATGTVDAFVMEENCSPPAIDQYAEKYQVALVSVSTIIGVPGTEHKMPYYPGKAEEMAETCINVAIENFKKRHGQIKPMVPKYREKAIAGFSTEAVLNAIGNDLDNLVEVIAKGQLKGIVALANCSTLRNGPQDWNTVNLTKELIKKDILVVAGGCGNHGLEVAGMCNLDAIDQAGEGLQGVCRALGIPPVLSFGTCTDTGRISMLVTALADHLDADISDLPIAVTAPEWMEQKATIDGLFAIAYGAYTHLSPTPFITGAPKLVKLLTEDVEGLTGGKVALGDDPVQVANDIEDHIMKKRRKMGLN; this is encoded by the coding sequence ATGCCAGAGACGGTTTTAGAAAAGACAGAAGGACGGGTAAGCTATCATGATTCCGTGGAAGAGATGCTTGTAAGGATAAGGGATGACGGATTATCAAGCGTATTTTCCAGATGGGACGAGCAGGAAAAGATACGATGTAAGTTTTGCCTGCAGGGATTAAGCTGCCAATTATGTACCAATGGACCCTGCAGAATCAACGAACAGAAGGGACCGGAAAAGGGTGTCTGCGGAATTGGCCCTGATGCCATGGCCATGAGAAATCTTCTTATGAGAAACATTATGGGAGCTGCCACTTATGCCCATCATGCTTATGAGGCCTTCCGGACCTTAAAAGAAACAGGAAAAGGGAACACAGTTTTTCAGATTACAGACGTTGACAAATTAAAATGGATGTGTGAAAAAACCGGGATCAATACAAATCAGGATGTAAACCAGATGGCTGTCTGCCTGGCAGAATTTCTTGACCGGGAGATGAAATCAGGCCCTGATGAGAAAAGTGTTATGGTAGAAGTTTTTTCACCCAAAAAACGAAAAAAGATTTGGGAAGATTTACACATTTACCCTTCAGGAGTTGAACATGAGGTACAGAACAGCATTGCAAGCTGCCTTACCAACGTAGATGGTGATTATGTTTCCCTGGCAACAAAAGCCCTGCGTTTGGGTCTGTCCACTATTTATACTGCGCAAATTGGCCTTGAAATGACACAGGATATTTTATTTGGAACCCCAATGCCTCATGAAGTGGATGTGGATTTGGGAATTATGGATCCTGATTACGTAAATATTGCATTTAATGGACATCAGCCCTGGATTGGGGTCGCCACTTTACAGAAGGCAAGGATGGAGAAGTATCAGGATATGGCCAGACAGGCCGGAGCAAAGGGTATCCACATCGTAGGCTCCATTGAAACAGGACAGGAATTACTGCAGAGGTTTGAAATGGATGATGTGTTTGTGGGCCTTATGGGAAACTGGTTATCCATTGAGCCGTTTTTAGCAACAGGAACGGTGGATGCATTTGTAATGGAGGAAAACTGCTCCCCGCCTGCCATTGATCAATATGCGGAAAAATATCAGGTTGCCCTTGTAAGCGTCAGTACGATTATCGGTGTTCCAGGCACCGAACATAAGATGCCATATTATCCTGGAAAGGCAGAGGAGATGGCGGAAACTTGCATTAACGTTGCCATTGAGAACTTTAAGAAAAGACATGGCCAGATCAAGCCAATGGTACCAAAATACAGGGAAAAAGCCATTGCCGGATTTTCTACGGAAGCAGTGTTAAATGCAATCGGAAATGATTTAGATAACCTGGTGGAGGTAATTGCAAAAGGCCAGTTAAAAGGAATCGTCGCTCTGGCAAACTGCTCCACCTTGAGAAATGGTCCCCAGGATTGGAATACGGTGAATTTAACAAAAGAACTGATTAAAAAAGACATCCTTGTTGTGGCTGGAGGCTGCGGAAACCATGGGTTAGAGGTTGCGGGTATGTGCAATTTAGACGCCATCGATCAGGCGGGAGAAGGACTGCAGGGAGTGTGCAGGGCTTTGGGAATTCCCCCTGTGTTAAGCTTTGGAACCTGTACGGATACAGGAAGGATTTCCATGCTTGTAACGGCTCTGGCTGACCATCTGGATGCAGACATTTCTGACCTGCCTATTGCAGTGACCGCACCGGAGTGGATGGAACAGAAGGCCACCATAGATGGCTTATTTGCCATTGCATATGGAGCTTATACTCATCTTTCTCCCACTCCCTTTATCACCGGCGCACCAAAGCTTGTAAAGCTGCTCACAGAAGACGTAGAGGGCCTGACCGGCGGTAAAGTGGCTTTAGGAGATGATCCGGTACAGGTAGCCAATGATATTGAAGATCACATTATGAAAAAAAGACGAAAAATGGGTTTAAATTAG
- a CDS encoding MarR family transcriptional regulator → MSHISDINSAYQKLNARADTLYEFIILYHNYIYAHHTYENENFNMMEIHTLTYIDDSPGITATELSKIWHKSKSAISQVIKKLVDNGYIEKRYKENNEKSVCLYVTEKGQRLSSVHKAYDVADITQTTSYLIEQCGEADLDAFYRIIEKYNELLKSDLES, encoded by the coding sequence ATGAGTCATATTTCAGATATAAACAGTGCGTATCAAAAGTTGAATGCACGGGCAGATACATTGTATGAATTTATTATCTTATATCACAACTACATCTATGCCCATCACACATATGAGAATGAAAACTTTAACATGATGGAAATACACACCCTTACCTACATTGACGACTCCCCCGGTATTACTGCCACTGAGTTGTCAAAAATATGGCACAAAAGCAAAAGTGCCATTTCCCAGGTTATCAAGAAGCTGGTTGACAACGGATATATAGAAAAACGCTACAAGGAGAACAATGAAAAGTCCGTATGCCTGTACGTAACAGAAAAGGGGCAGAGACTTTCCTCGGTTCACAAAGCATACGATGTTGCAGACATCACACAGACCACCTCCTATCTGATTGAACAGTGCGGTGAGGCAGACCTAGACGCCTTTTACCGGATTATTGAGAAGTATAATGAACTTCTGAAATCTGATTTGGAATCATAG
- a CDS encoding MalY/PatB family protein, with protein sequence MDIEKFCRGNCVERRGTGTLKWDSLQEIFGDADLLPLWVADMEIQSPAAVREALAKRVDHGVFGYGTVEDACFESFFAWQKKHHNVELDRENVRFATGVVGSLYAAVRAYTKEEASVIICPPVYYPFYDAILNTGRKLVTCELDNDNGYYTLDFEKFEKEIVDNKAEMFILCSPHNPVSRVWSEEELDTMFGICHRHGVLVVSDEIHQDFTYEGKKFVSSAVVSNGKYKDILITLNAGSKTFNLAGLIHSHVIIFDKQLMETYDAYIKGIGSPEVNLMGLTGVEAAFRGGEEWLENVKALIIHNYNYMKEEFERELPKIVVTPLEGTYLSWIDLRGYLTGEETAGFIQNKCRLACDVGEWFSLMAHGFIRINLATDAKNVVTAVESIIKNIKEKVGE encoded by the coding sequence ATGGACATTGAGAAGTTCTGTAGGGGAAATTGTGTGGAGCGGAGGGGAACAGGTACATTAAAATGGGACTCACTTCAGGAGATTTTTGGAGATGCAGACCTGCTTCCCCTCTGGGTTGCCGATATGGAGATCCAGTCACCGGCAGCAGTAAGAGAAGCGCTGGCAAAGCGTGTGGACCACGGCGTGTTTGGCTATGGCACAGTGGAGGATGCATGCTTTGAGTCTTTCTTTGCATGGCAGAAGAAGCATCATAATGTAGAACTTGACAGGGAAAATGTAAGGTTTGCTACCGGGGTGGTGGGATCCTTATATGCGGCTGTAAGGGCATATACCAAAGAAGAAGCTTCCGTTATTATCTGCCCTCCTGTATACTACCCATTTTATGATGCCATACTGAACACTGGCAGAAAGCTGGTAACCTGTGAGCTTGATAATGACAACGGTTATTACACCCTGGATTTTGAAAAGTTTGAGAAGGAAATCGTGGACAACAAGGCAGAAATGTTCATTCTGTGTTCCCCCCATAACCCTGTAAGCCGGGTATGGTCAGAGGAAGAGCTGGATACCATGTTCGGTATCTGCCACAGACATGGTGTATTGGTGGTTTCAGATGAGATTCATCAGGATTTTACCTATGAGGGGAAGAAGTTCGTATCTTCCGCAGTGGTCAGTAACGGCAAGTATAAGGATATTCTGATCACCTTAAATGCAGGTTCCAAGACATTTAATCTGGCCGGGCTGATTCACTCCCATGTGATCATATTTGACAAACAGTTGATGGAAACCTACGATGCGTACATCAAAGGCATTGGTTCACCGGAAGTCAACCTCATGGGGCTTACAGGGGTGGAGGCCGCTTTCCGGGGAGGGGAAGAATGGCTGGAGAATGTGAAGGCACTGATTATTCACAATTACAATTATATGAAGGAGGAGTTTGAAAGGGAGCTTCCAAAGATCGTGGTTACGCCTCTTGAAGGAACATATCTGTCCTGGATTGACTTAAGGGGCTATCTTACGGGGGAAGAGACTGCCGGCTTTATCCAGAACAAGTGCCGTCTTGCCTGCGATGTTGGGGAATGGTTCAGCCTTATGGCACACGGATTTATCCGTATTAACCTGGCTACAGATGCAAAGAATGTTGTTACTGCTGTTGAAAGCATTATCAAAAATATCAAAGAAAAGGTGGGGGAATAA
- a CDS encoding undecaprenyl diphosphate synthase family protein — protein MRIPKHIGIIPDGNRRWALGKGMGKEAGYDNGISPGMVLYNLCRKLGIKEMTFYGFTVDNTKRPSIQREAFTKACVKAVEELSKEDAELLVLGKTTSAMFPEELKPYTNRHQFGKGGMKINFLVNYSWEWDLGLHDGAIGPKLKTADVSRIDLVIRWGGRRRLSGFLPVQSVYSDMYVIDDYWPDFTPQHVYDAIEWYSRQDVTLGG, from the coding sequence ATGAGAATTCCAAAGCACATTGGGATCATACCAGACGGCAACCGCCGCTGGGCCCTTGGAAAGGGAATGGGAAAAGAGGCAGGGTATGACAATGGAATATCCCCTGGAATGGTCCTTTACAACCTTTGCAGAAAACTGGGGATTAAGGAAATGACCTTTTACGGTTTTACGGTGGATAATACAAAGCGTCCGTCAATTCAAAGGGAGGCATTTACAAAGGCGTGCGTAAAAGCCGTTGAGGAACTGTCAAAGGAAGATGCCGAGCTTTTGGTTCTGGGAAAGACAACGTCAGCCATGTTTCCGGAGGAGCTGAAGCCATATACCAACAGACACCAGTTCGGCAAGGGGGGAATGAAGATCAATTTTCTGGTCAATTACAGCTGGGAGTGGGATCTGGGACTTCATGACGGAGCCATAGGTCCTAAATTAAAAACCGCCGATGTTTCAAGGATCGATCTGGTGATCCGGTGGGGAGGCCGCAGAAGGCTGTCCGGTTTCCTGCCGGTACAGTCCGTTTACTCGGATATGTATGTAATCGATGATTATTGGCCGGATTTTACGCCGCAGCACGTATACGATGCGATTGAATGGTATTCCAGGCAGGATGTAACCCTGGGAGGCTAA